A genomic stretch from Candidatus Palauibacter australiensis includes:
- a CDS encoding M20/M25/M40 family metallo-hydrolase, whose product MIMSNDHAVSELSGEGLDACVRFLQRLIRTQSMPGEEGELAMLVTEEMRALGYDEVEYDAAGNVIGLLRGLGDAPSVMFNTHLDHVDAGDPADWPHDPYGGEIHDGLLWGRGAIDIKGPLAAQVHGVARLIAAEKRPPGDVYVTATVQEEVGGLGARYMADTLQPDLVLIGEPSRNEIRRGHRGRIELRVQVRGKMAHASMTDIGRNPLTVLGRFLAALENVDLPHDPDLGTCSIAPTLIGTDQTSGNVIPGLAEVTLDCRTVTGQDAASLREQLLPVLRACEIEGSSSDILIPQHERASYAGYEMTYPADNPALSLPADHEAIRTAVEVLAGPLGAEPPVDIWDFATDGGHFGLAGMTVVGFGPGDDRLAHTVHEHIVIDELATGIRGNAALAFLWPARYARAS is encoded by the coding sequence ATGATCATGTCAAACGACCACGCCGTTTCGGAGTTGTCCGGCGAGGGCCTCGACGCCTGCGTCCGGTTCCTCCAGCGGCTCATCCGCACGCAGTCGATGCCCGGCGAAGAAGGCGAGCTGGCCATGCTCGTCACCGAGGAGATGCGCGCGCTCGGCTACGACGAGGTGGAATATGACGCGGCGGGCAACGTCATCGGTCTCCTCCGGGGGCTCGGCGACGCTCCGTCGGTGATGTTCAATACCCACCTCGACCACGTGGACGCCGGGGATCCGGCTGACTGGCCCCACGACCCCTACGGCGGCGAGATACACGACGGCCTGCTGTGGGGGCGCGGCGCGATCGACATCAAGGGGCCGCTCGCGGCGCAGGTACACGGCGTCGCCCGCCTCATCGCCGCGGAGAAGCGCCCGCCCGGCGATGTCTACGTAACGGCGACGGTACAGGAGGAAGTCGGGGGACTCGGCGCCCGCTACATGGCGGACACGCTGCAGCCCGACCTGGTCCTGATCGGCGAGCCCAGCCGGAACGAGATCCGTCGCGGACACCGGGGCCGGATCGAACTCCGCGTCCAGGTGCGGGGGAAGATGGCTCACGCCTCGATGACCGACATCGGCCGCAACCCGCTGACCGTGCTCGGACGCTTCCTCGCGGCGCTGGAAAACGTCGACCTCCCACACGATCCCGACCTGGGCACCTGCTCGATCGCCCCGACGCTCATCGGAACGGACCAGACCAGCGGCAACGTCATCCCGGGCTTGGCGGAAGTCACGCTCGACTGCCGCACCGTCACCGGGCAGGACGCGGCTTCGCTGCGGGAGCAACTCCTTCCGGTGCTCCGCGCGTGCGAGATCGAGGGATCGAGCAGCGACATCCTGATCCCGCAGCACGAACGCGCCAGCTATGCGGGGTACGAGATGACGTATCCGGCCGACAACCCGGCGCTCTCGCTACCCGCCGACCACGAAGCGATCCGCACGGCGGTCGAGGTCCTGGCCGGCCCGCTCGGGGCCGAGCCGCCGGTCGACATCTGGGACTTCGCGACCGACGGCGGACACTTCGGGCTCGCGGGCATGACCGTGGTCGGGTTCGGGCCCGGAGACGACCGCTTGGCCCACACCGTCCACGAGCACATCGTGATCGACGAACTGGCGACGGGAATCCGCGGCAACGCAGCCCTCGCGTTCCTCTGGCCGGCTCGCTACGCCCGAGCGAGCTGA